The region GAGAGAAAAAGATATGGAATTGGCACAGAAGATTATTGATAATGATGATGAAATTGACAATATGGAAAAGGCTATTGAAAGCAGATGTTTAAAATTATTAGTTCAACAACAACCAGTAGCAGGAAATCTTCGTTTGATTTCATCTATTTTTAAGATGATAACCGATTTAGAAAGAATTGGAGATCAAGTAGAAGATATATCAGAGATAACTTTGAGAATAGGAAATAGCAAATTGATAAAAGAGCTTACTCATATACCTCAAATGGCAGAAGCTACAATGAAAATGGTCAATGATAGCGTAGATGCCTTTGTGAATAGGGATATGGAATTAGCAAAATCAGTTATTGTACATGATGATGTAGTGGATAATCTATTTACAATAATAAGAGATGAGTTAATAGATTTGATCAGAAATGATATAGACAATAGAGAACAGGCTATTGATTTGTTAATGATAGCAAAGTATCTTGAGCGAATTGGAGATCATGCTGAAAATATAGCTGAATGGGTATTGTTTTCAATAACTGGAAAGCATGAATTTCAAGAAAACATATAGAGGTGAGCATATGCCTAAAATTTATTGTGTGGAAGATGATGAGAGTATTAGAGAACTTATAATCTATGCGTTAAAAAATAGTGGATTTGAAGCAGAAGGTTTTGAAGAAGGAGAGGAGTTTTTTTCTAGACTTAATTTTTCTAAGCCAGATTTAGTCATACTAGATCTTATGCTTCCCGGGGAAGATGGCCTTACTATTTTGCGAAAGATAAGAAACGATGCAGATACTAGAGAAATGCCAGTTATTATACTAACAGCAAAATCAACTGAATATGACAAGGTAAAAGGTCTAGATATGGGCTCAGATGACTATGTTACAAAACCCTTTGGCGTAATGGAGTTGATATCAAGAATAAAGGCTGTTTTAAGACGAACTTCAATGAAAGAAAAAGATGAGAATGTATTGATATTAGAAGGAATTTGTCTTGATTATCATAAGAGAATAGTAACAGTAGATGATGAGCCTATTAATTTAACTTACAAAGAATTTGAACTACTATACTATTTACTAAAGAACAAAGATATAGTTCACACAAGAGAAAATTTGATGAATCAAATATGGGGATTTGATTTTGAAGGAGAAACTAGGACAGTTGATGTACACATAGGAACCCTTAGAAAAAAATTAGGTGATTATGGGGAATTAATACAGACTGTAAGAAATGTGGGTTACAAAGTAGGTGAACTAAATTGAAAAAGAGGATATTTAAAAACTTTTCTATTTTAGCAATTATAACAGCTATATTAACAGCAGTTCTCATAAGTGTTATTTTTTATAATTTTTATATTACTTCAGAATGGGAATCACTAAGAAATACAGGATATATTCTAGCTAATACAATGACAAATGAAAAATATAGGGATTTTAATTATTTAAATAAGATAAAAGATCAAAACTCAAATCTTAGATTGACAGTAGTAGATTCTAAGGGAGTTGTATTATTTGATTCAGATACTGATGAAAGCAAAATGGAAAATCATTTAGAAAGGCCTGAAATAAAAAGTGCAATTGAAAATGGAAGTGGGGAATCAACAAGGTATTCTTCAACACTGGGAAAGGATACTCATTATTTTTCTATACTACTTTCCAATGATCTGGTGTTGAGAATTGCTAGGGATTCAGAAAATATGTTTTCTGCATTAAGTAATATATTACCATGGATATTGGTAATTCTCATACTTGTAATATCATTATCATTTCTCATGTCATCATTACTAACTAAGAAAATACTTAAACCAATTCAAGGAGTAACAGAAAATATTGATCAGCTTATTAAAGGAGTAGAATTAAAAGAAGTGGAGATTTATGATGAGTTACTGCCTTTTACTAAAGCTGTTAATAGACAAAGTTTGGAGATCAAAGAATATATAAAAAAATTAAAAGAAAAGGCAGATACAATACAGGTGATAACTCAAAATATGAGTGAAGGATTTATGATAATTGAAAAAAATAAGAAGATTGTTTTAGTTAACAATAGTGCTATAAGATTATTGGAAGCTAGAGATGATAGGGATTATTATGGGGAAAATTTCATAGTATTATCTAGGGATATGGAGATAAATAAAGTATTAGAAAAGGTATTGGAAAATGGAGAAAATAAGGATATATTTATTCATTTGGCGGACAGATATCTAAATATTTATATAAATCCAGTAATGAATGATGGTGTGGTTATAGGGGCGATGATGTTAATAGTGGACAATACAGATAAATATAAGGCAGAGAAAATGAGAAAAGAGTTTTCTGCAAATGTATCTCACGAATTAAAAACACCACTAACATCAATAAACGGATATGCAGAAATTATAGAATCAGGTTTAACGAGTAGAGAAGATACTATTAAATTTGCAGGAACAATAAGAAAAGAGGGAAATAGACTTCTTGAATTAATTGATTCAATTATAAAATTGTCAAAACTTGATGAGGATTTTGAAGAGAAAGAATTTGAATTAGTAGATTTGTATGAATTGGCAAATAACACTGTTGAAAATTTTTCTATAGTTGCAGAAGAGAAAAATATAAGTCTTAATGTTGAGGGAAGCCACAATCAAATACAAGCCAATAAAAGTATGATGGAAGAACTTCTATACAATTTAATAGACAATGGAATAAAATACAATAAAACAGGTGGCAGTGTAAATGTGAAAATTGAATATACACCAAGCTCAACGATATTGACGGTAACTGATACAGGTATAGGAATATCAAAAGTAGAT is a window of Anaerosalibacter sp. Marseille-P3206 DNA encoding:
- the phoU gene encoding phosphate signaling complex protein PhoU; the encoded protein is MIIVRNKFYRELEVLNNELIQMGSIVENAIENAIIALREKDMELAQKIIDNDDEIDNMEKAIESRCLKLLVQQQPVAGNLRLISSIFKMITDLERIGDQVEDISEITLRIGNSKLIKELTHIPQMAEATMKMVNDSVDAFVNRDMELAKSVIVHDDVVDNLFTIIRDELIDLIRNDIDNREQAIDLLMIAKYLERIGDHAENIAEWVLFSITGKHEFQENI
- a CDS encoding response regulator translates to MPKIYCVEDDESIRELIIYALKNSGFEAEGFEEGEEFFSRLNFSKPDLVILDLMLPGEDGLTILRKIRNDADTREMPVIILTAKSTEYDKVKGLDMGSDDYVTKPFGVMELISRIKAVLRRTSMKEKDENVLILEGICLDYHKRIVTVDDEPINLTYKEFELLYYLLKNKDIVHTRENLMNQIWGFDFEGETRTVDVHIGTLRKKLGDYGELIQTVRNVGYKVGELN
- a CDS encoding sensor histidine kinase, producing MKKRIFKNFSILAIITAILTAVLISVIFYNFYITSEWESLRNTGYILANTMTNEKYRDFNYLNKIKDQNSNLRLTVVDSKGVVLFDSDTDESKMENHLERPEIKSAIENGSGESTRYSSTLGKDTHYFSILLSNDLVLRIARDSENMFSALSNILPWILVILILVISLSFLMSSLLTKKILKPIQGVTENIDQLIKGVELKEVEIYDELLPFTKAVNRQSLEIKEYIKKLKEKADTIQVITQNMSEGFMIIEKNKKIVLVNNSAIRLLEARDDRDYYGENFIVLSRDMEINKVLEKVLENGENKDIFIHLADRYLNIYINPVMNDGVVIGAMMLIVDNTDKYKAEKMRKEFSANVSHELKTPLTSINGYAEIIESGLTSREDTIKFAGTIRKEGNRLLELIDSIIKLSKLDEDFEEKEFELVDLYELANNTVENFSIVAEEKNISLNVEGSHNQIQANKSMMEELLYNLIDNGIKYNKTGGSVNVKIEYTPSSTILTVTDTGIGISKVDQERVFERFYMADKSRGKQSTGLGLSIVKHIVEYHNGKITLKSEKDKGTEITIELNICPRH